A stretch of the Candidatus Woesearchaeota archaeon genome encodes the following:
- the rnhB gene encoding ribonuclease HII encodes MALILGIDEAGRGPAIGPLVICGVTIDARDEKKLREIGTRDSKELTPRARELLYGEILKIIKQHKLIVIPPQEIDDAVLSDSDNLNWLEARKSAQIINELKAATAYLDCPSNNIGKYSGYIAKHITKKIKLVAEHKADAKYPVVSAASILAKVTRDREIEKIKEDIGVDFGSGYPSDPMTQEFLARNFRKYPSIFRKSWASWRAVNTSSGQKKLGEF; translated from the coding sequence ATGGCATTGATACTCGGCATTGATGAGGCTGGCAGGGGGCCTGCTATAGGTCCGCTTGTCATCTGCGGCGTTACGATTGATGCAAGGGATGAAAAAAAGTTGCGGGAAATTGGCACAAGGGATTCAAAGGAACTGACTCCTCGGGCAAGGGAATTGCTCTATGGGGAAATCCTGAAAATCATTAAGCAGCACAAACTCATAGTAATCCCCCCTCAAGAGATTGACGATGCTGTTTTATCAGATTCTGACAACCTCAACTGGCTGGAAGCAAGGAAAAGCGCCCAGATTATCAATGAGCTAAAGGCAGCTACAGCCTATCTGGACTGCCCGAGCAACAATATAGGGAAATATTCAGGGTACATCGCCAAGCACATCACCAAAAAAATAAAGCTTGTTGCAGAGCACAAGGCAGATGCAAAGTACCCTGTTGTTTCAGCAGCTTCCATACTTGCCAAAGTGACAAGGGACAGGGAGATTGAAAAAATAAAGGAGGATATCGGCGTGGACTTTGGCTCTGGCTACCCATCAGACCCGATGACCCAGGAATTCCTTGCCAGGAATTTCCGGAAGTACCCTTCTATTTTCAGGAAGAGCTGGGCAAGCTGGCGGGCAGTCAATACAAGTTCTGGCCAAAAAAAGCTTGGGGAATTCTGA